Proteins found in one Kineosporia sp. NBRC 101731 genomic segment:
- the infB gene encoding translation initiation factor IF-2 codes for MAKVRVYELAKELGVDSKTVLSKLQDMGEFVRSASSTVEPPVVRRLREAMPAAEGAGGRKPAKPARPTPSPAPAAPAAPSAPAAAATPAAPARPGPTPAAPTPSRPAPSPAVAAPSAPAPAPSPASDTPFTAPAPARAEGGRPTPGPRPTPGPRPTPAPAERPAAAASAPAPERTERPERQDRGPRPERSDRPHSGDRPERGGPRPGPSARPQAPAARGDRPERQDRGPRPGGDARPGPRPGPGAPRPGNNPFASSQGMPRPGGRGGPGGGGGGEGNGPTRPGNNPFAPSQGMPRPQRGPRPEGAPAARSGDAGDRPAPRPGGPRPSPGSMPNRPNPGMMPGRTSVGRPGGGGAGRPGGPGRGGPGGGGGGGNRGGFGGRPGGPGGPGGGGGGFAGRPGGGGNRGGRGGTQGAFGRAGGRPVRGRKSKRQRRQEFESMAAPAPGGVTVPRGDGNTIVRLRRGSSLTDFADKINANPASLVTVLFHLGEMATATQSLNEETFDVLGEELGYVIQVVSPEDEDRELLGTFDIDIEGEAEADEEFLVARPPVVTVMGHVDHGKTKLLDAIRQTDVVAGEAGGITQHIGAYQIHTTHDGQDRAITFIDTPGHEAFTAMRARGAKVTDIAVLVVAADDGVMPQTIEALNHAQAADVPIVVAINKVDKEGANPDKIRQQLTEYNLVAEEYGGDTMFVEVSAKQRLNIDGLLQAVLLTADAALDLRANPEKDARGVAIEGNLDRGRGPVATVLVQSGSLRIGDSIVAGTGHGRVRAMIDEHGETVEVATPSRPVMVLGLTSVPGAGDTFLVAPDDRTARQIAEKREAIERNAALAKSRKRISLEDFTKALEQGKVETLNLILKGDGAGSVEALEDALLQIDVGEEVELRIIDRGVGAITKNNINLAVASNAIIIGFNVKSEGQNAEYADREGVDLRFYSVIYQAIEEVEASLKGLLKPEYEEVELGRAEIREIFRSSRFGNIAGCIVRSGEIRRNSKARVFRGEKMVAEGLSIESLKRFKDDATEVREGFECGIGLGSFNDIQNEDTIQTYEMREKARA; via the coding sequence GTGGCAAAGGTCCGGGTCTATGAGCTCGCGAAAGAGCTCGGAGTCGACAGCAAGACCGTACTGAGCAAGTTGCAGGACATGGGCGAGTTCGTCCGTTCCGCGTCGTCCACCGTCGAGCCCCCTGTGGTGCGCCGCCTCCGTGAGGCGATGCCCGCCGCAGAAGGCGCCGGTGGCCGTAAGCCGGCCAAGCCGGCTCGTCCCACGCCGTCCCCGGCCCCGGCCGCCCCGGCTGCACCGTCGGCACCCGCCGCCGCTGCAACCCCGGCCGCACCGGCCCGGCCCGGCCCGACACCGGCCGCGCCGACCCCGTCCCGTCCGGCTCCGAGCCCGGCCGTAGCGGCTCCGTCCGCGCCGGCACCGGCTCCCAGCCCGGCCAGTGACACCCCGTTCACGGCTCCGGCCCCGGCCCGTGCCGAGGGTGGTCGTCCGACCCCCGGTCCGCGTCCCACGCCCGGTCCGCGCCCGACGCCGGCTCCGGCCGAGCGCCCCGCCGCCGCGGCTTCCGCCCCGGCTCCGGAGCGCACGGAGCGTCCCGAGCGCCAGGACCGTGGTCCCCGCCCGGAGCGTTCCGACCGTCCGCACTCGGGTGACCGTCCCGAGCGGGGTGGCCCGCGTCCCGGCCCGAGCGCCCGTCCGCAGGCCCCGGCCGCGCGCGGCGATCGTCCCGAGCGTCAGGACCGTGGACCCCGTCCCGGTGGCGACGCCCGTCCGGGCCCGCGTCCGGGTCCCGGCGCGCCGCGTCCGGGCAACAACCCCTTCGCGTCCTCCCAGGGCATGCCCCGTCCGGGTGGTCGTGGTGGTCCCGGTGGTGGCGGCGGCGGTGAGGGCAACGGCCCCACGCGTCCCGGCAACAACCCCTTCGCACCTTCCCAGGGCATGCCGCGCCCGCAGCGCGGCCCGCGTCCCGAGGGTGCTCCGGCTGCCCGTAGTGGCGACGCCGGCGACCGTCCGGCACCCCGTCCGGGCGGCCCGCGGCCCAGTCCCGGCAGCATGCCGAACCGTCCCAACCCGGGCATGATGCCCGGTCGTACCAGCGTCGGTCGCCCCGGTGGCGGTGGGGCCGGCCGTCCGGGTGGTCCCGGTCGCGGTGGCCCCGGTGGTGGCGGCGGTGGCGGTAACCGCGGTGGCTTCGGCGGTCGTCCCGGCGGTCCGGGTGGTCCCGGTGGTGGCGGCGGCGGTTTCGCCGGGCGTCCCGGTGGTGGCGGTAACCGCGGCGGTCGCGGTGGCACGCAGGGCGCGTTCGGTCGCGCCGGTGGCCGTCCGGTGCGAGGCCGTAAGTCGAAGCGTCAGCGGCGTCAAGAGTTCGAGAGCATGGCGGCACCGGCTCCCGGTGGCGTCACGGTTCCCCGCGGTGACGGCAACACGATCGTCCGCCTGCGGCGTGGCTCTTCGCTGACCGACTTCGCCGACAAGATCAACGCGAACCCGGCCAGCCTGGTCACCGTGCTGTTCCACCTCGGTGAGATGGCCACGGCGACGCAGTCGCTGAACGAGGAGACGTTCGACGTCCTCGGTGAGGAACTGGGTTACGTCATCCAGGTCGTCTCGCCGGAAGACGAGGACCGCGAGCTGCTGGGCACCTTCGACATCGACATCGAGGGCGAGGCCGAGGCCGACGAGGAGTTCCTCGTGGCGCGGCCGCCGGTCGTGACCGTGATGGGTCACGTCGACCACGGTAAGACGAAGCTGCTCGACGCGATCCGGCAGACCGACGTGGTGGCGGGTGAGGCCGGTGGCATCACCCAGCACATCGGTGCCTACCAGATCCACACCACGCACGATGGCCAGGACCGCGCGATCACCTTCATCGACACCCCGGGTCACGAGGCGTTCACCGCCATGCGTGCCCGTGGTGCGAAGGTCACCGACATCGCGGTGCTGGTGGTCGCGGCCGACGACGGCGTGATGCCGCAGACGATCGAGGCGCTCAACCACGCCCAGGCGGCGGACGTCCCGATCGTGGTGGCCATCAACAAGGTGGACAAGGAAGGCGCGAACCCGGACAAGATCCGGCAGCAGCTGACCGAGTACAACCTGGTCGCCGAGGAGTACGGCGGTGACACGATGTTCGTCGAGGTCTCGGCGAAGCAGCGGCTCAACATCGACGGTCTGCTCCAGGCCGTCCTGCTGACCGCCGACGCGGCGCTCGACCTGCGGGCCAACCCGGAGAAGGACGCCCGCGGCGTCGCGATCGAGGGCAACCTCGACCGTGGCCGTGGTCCCGTCGCGACCGTGCTGGTCCAGTCCGGATCGCTGCGCATCGGTGACTCGATCGTGGCCGGCACCGGCCACGGCCGCGTCCGCGCCATGATCGACGAGCACGGTGAGACCGTCGAGGTGGCCACGCCGTCCCGTCCGGTCATGGTCCTGGGTCTGACGAGCGTGCCCGGCGCCGGTGACACCTTCCTGGTGGCGCCCGACGACCGCACCGCCCGTCAGATCGCCGAGAAGCGTGAGGCGATCGAGCGGAACGCGGCCCTGGCCAAGTCCCGCAAGCGCATCAGCCTCGAGGACTTCACCAAGGCCCTCGAGCAGGGCAAGGTCGAGACCCTCAACCTCATCCTCAAGGGTGACGGCGCGGGTTCGGTCGAGGCCCTGGAAGACGCGCTGCTCCAGATCGATGTCGGCGAAGAGGTCGAGCTTCGGATCATCGACCGTGGTGTCGGTGCGATCACGAAGAACAACATCAACCTGGCGGTGGCCTCCAACGCCATCATCATCGGCTTCAACGTGAAGTCCGAGGGCCAGAACGCCGAGTACGCCGACCGCGAGGGCGTCGACCTGCGCTTCTACTCGGTCATCTACCAGGCGATCGAAGAGGTCGAGGCGTCCCTCAAGGGCCTCCTCAAGCCGGAGTACGAAGAGGTCGAGCTGGGTCGCGCGGAGATCCGCGAGATCTTCCGCTCCAGCCGGTTCGGCAACATCGCGGGTTGCATCGTTCGCTCCGGGGAGATCCGGCGCAACAGCAAGGCCCGGGTGTTCCGCGGCGAGAAGATGGTCGCCGAGGGCCTCTCGATCGAGTCGCTCAAGCGGTTCAAGGACGACGCGACCGAGGTCCGCGAAGGTTTCGAGTGCGGTATCGGACTGGGGTCGTTCAACGACATCCAGAACGAGGACACCATTCAGACCTACGAAATGCGCGAGAAGGCACGCGCCTGA
- the truB gene encoding tRNA pseudouridine(55) synthase TruB — protein MKSREPGPSGLVIVDKPAGMTSHDVVSRIRRLAGTRRVGHAGTLDPMATGVLVIGVERATRLLTYLVGADKAYAATMRLGIGTITDDAEGTPSSMPGQAPLGRAEVDLAAEFLRGQIQQVPSSVSAIKKDGKRAYTRVREGEDVQLEARPVTVSELSVLAVRPAEQDGTPVLDVDVHVVCSSGTYIRALARDLGAALGSAGHLTALRRTRVGPYLLDGAHTLPELEESFALLPIAEAARAAFTGRDLTQDEARKLAHGQRLEASELGPGPVAAYAPDGSLVALIADAGLTARPLVVLTG, from the coding sequence GTGAAGTCCCGTGAGCCGGGTCCCAGCGGCCTGGTGATCGTGGACAAGCCGGCCGGGATGACGTCGCACGACGTCGTCAGCCGGATCCGCCGGCTCGCCGGCACACGTCGTGTCGGCCACGCCGGCACGCTCGACCCGATGGCCACCGGTGTGCTGGTGATCGGGGTCGAGCGCGCCACCCGGCTGCTGACCTATCTGGTCGGCGCGGACAAGGCCTACGCGGCAACGATGCGGCTCGGGATCGGCACGATCACCGACGACGCCGAGGGCACGCCGTCGTCGATGCCGGGCCAGGCGCCGCTGGGGCGGGCCGAGGTCGACCTGGCCGCGGAGTTCCTGCGCGGCCAGATCCAGCAGGTGCCGAGCTCGGTCAGCGCGATCAAGAAAGACGGTAAGCGGGCCTACACCCGGGTGCGCGAGGGCGAGGACGTACAGCTCGAGGCGCGTCCGGTGACGGTGTCCGAGCTGAGCGTGCTGGCGGTGCGCCCGGCGGAACAGGACGGCACGCCGGTACTGGACGTGGACGTGCACGTGGTCTGCTCGTCCGGCACCTACATCCGGGCCCTGGCCCGCGATCTCGGTGCGGCTCTGGGCAGTGCCGGGCACCTGACCGCGTTGCGGCGCACCCGGGTCGGCCCTTACCTGCTCGACGGGGCGCACACGCTGCCGGAGCTGGAAGAGTCGTTCGCCCTGTTGCCCATCGCTGAGGCTGCTCGGGCCGCGTTCACCGGCCGTGACCTCACCCAGGACGAGGCGCGCAAGCTGGCGCACGGTCAGCGGCTGGAAGCGAGCGAGCTGGGCCCGGGACCCGTTGCGGCGTACGCACCGGACGGGTCACTGGTGGCTCTCATCGCCGACGCCGGGCTGACCGCGCGTCCGCTCGTCGTACTGACAGGCTGA
- a CDS encoding bifunctional riboflavin kinase/FAD synthetase — translation MHVWRELSEVPPGFGPSAVTIGNFDGVHRGHLAVLDRTVQAAVAHGWRSVAITFAPHPLAVLHPERAPQPLSTVEHRLELLADTGLDAVLMLPFTPELAQWSPRRFVQEVMADALGAREVVVGSDTRFGRRNAGDIGTLRELGSELGFSVDEVADRLAADGARRWSSTLARELIASGEVVEAADVLGRPHRVTGVVVHGDHRGRELGFPTANMTADAIGAVPSDGVYAGWLVRPGANGEPGACSRHDTGERLPAAISVGTNPTFDGEERRVEAYVLGRTDLDLYGERVAVEFVERLRPTLRFDGIASLIDQMNADVARCREVLGVNTPA, via the coding sequence GTGCACGTGTGGCGGGAACTGAGCGAGGTTCCTCCCGGCTTCGGCCCCTCGGCGGTGACCATCGGGAACTTCGACGGTGTGCACCGGGGTCATCTCGCCGTTCTGGACCGGACCGTGCAGGCCGCGGTCGCCCACGGGTGGCGTTCGGTGGCGATCACCTTCGCCCCGCACCCCTTGGCGGTGCTGCACCCGGAGCGGGCTCCCCAGCCGCTCTCGACCGTGGAGCACCGGCTCGAGCTGCTGGCCGACACCGGCCTGGACGCCGTGCTGATGCTGCCGTTCACCCCGGAGCTGGCGCAGTGGAGCCCCCGGCGGTTCGTCCAGGAAGTGATGGCGGACGCCCTGGGGGCGCGTGAGGTGGTGGTCGGTTCCGACACCCGGTTCGGCCGTCGCAACGCCGGTGACATCGGCACGCTGCGCGAGCTCGGGTCGGAACTGGGCTTCTCCGTGGACGAGGTGGCCGACCGGCTGGCGGCGGACGGCGCCCGGCGCTGGTCGTCGACGCTGGCCCGGGAGCTGATCGCCTCGGGCGAGGTGGTCGAGGCCGCCGACGTGCTGGGCCGCCCGCACCGGGTGACCGGCGTGGTCGTGCACGGTGACCACCGCGGCCGGGAACTGGGTTTCCCGACCGCCAACATGACCGCCGACGCGATCGGGGCCGTGCCCTCCGACGGGGTGTACGCCGGCTGGCTGGTGCGCCCGGGCGCGAACGGTGAGCCCGGGGCCTGTTCCCGGCACGACACCGGGGAGCGGCTGCCCGCGGCGATCTCGGTCGGCACCAACCCGACGTTCGACGGTGAGGAGCGTCGGGTCGAGGCCTACGTGCTCGGCCGGACCGACCTGGACCTGTACGGGGAGCGGGTCGCCGTGGAGTTCGTCGAGCGGTTGCGGCCCACGCTGCGGTTCGACGGCATCGCGTCGCTCATCGACCAGATGAACGCCGATGTGGCCCGGTGCCGCGAGGTGCTGGGAGTGAACACACCGGCTTGA
- a CDS encoding DUF503 domain-containing protein yields MYIGSLTLDLLLGDVHSLKEKRSVIKPIVAELRRKFEVHAAETGEANLHRRAEIGVALVSSESGQCREVLESCERLVAGRPELQVLSARLRVWSDTDDD; encoded by the coding sequence GTGTACATCGGATCTCTGACGCTCGACCTCCTGCTGGGCGATGTTCATTCGCTCAAGGAGAAACGGTCGGTGATCAAACCGATCGTGGCCGAGCTGCGCCGCAAGTTCGAGGTGCATGCCGCTGAGACCGGCGAGGCGAATCTCCACCGGCGCGCCGAGATCGGCGTCGCCCTGGTGTCCTCCGAGTCCGGTCAGTGCCGCGAGGTCCTCGAGTCCTGCGAACGGCTCGTGGCCGGCCGACCCGAACTGCAAGTGCTCTCCGCCCGTCTGCGGGTGTGGAGCGACACTGACGACGATTGA
- a CDS encoding polyribonucleotide nucleotidyltransferase, with amino-acid sequence MEGPEITAAEAVIDNGSFGQRTVRFETGRLAKQAAGSVAVYLDNDTMLLSATTVGKQPKDQFDFFPLTIDVEERMYAAGKIPGSFFRREGRPSTDAILACRLIDRPLRPTFVKGLRNEVQVVVTVLALNPEDPYDVVAINAASLSTQISGLPFSGPIGGVRIALIDGQWVGFPRHSEVERAVFDMVVAGRVVTLEDGTEDVAIMMVEAEATEGSWTLIKDQGVAAPTEDVVAAGLEASKPFISALCKAQAEVAAAAAKPTAVFPLFPDYQDDVFQAVSAAASDDVSQALTIAGKQERESRLDELKDGIKAKFAAEFEGREKEVSAAFRAVNKKLIRQRILKDKVRIDGRGLADIRQLGAEVEVIPRVHGSALFERGETQIMGVTTLNMLRMEQQLDTLSPVTRKRYMHNYNFPPYSTGETGRVGSPKRREIGHGALAERALVPVLPSREDFPYAIRQVSEALGSNGSTSMGSVCASTLSMLNAGVPLRAPVAGIAMGLVSDTVDGKTEYAALTDILGAEDAFGDMDFKVAGTSEFVTAIQLDTKLDGIPASVLASALTQARDARLHILDVMSEAIDRPDEMSPFAPRVISVKVPVDKIGEVIGPKGKMINQIQDDTGADISIEDDGTVYIGAVDGPSAEAARTAINAIANPTMPEVGERYLGTVVKTTTFGAFVSLVPGKDGLLHISQIRRMVGGKRVENVEDVLSIGQKVQVQIAEIDPRGKLSLAPVLEEDAEGKSEAADATA; translated from the coding sequence TTGGAGGGTCCCGAGATCACCGCGGCCGAGGCCGTTATCGACAACGGCTCCTTCGGCCAGCGCACGGTCCGGTTCGAGACCGGCCGCCTGGCGAAGCAGGCCGCCGGTTCCGTCGCCGTCTACCTGGACAACGACACCATGCTCCTGTCGGCCACCACGGTCGGCAAGCAGCCGAAGGACCAGTTCGACTTCTTCCCCCTCACGATCGACGTCGAGGAGCGGATGTACGCGGCCGGGAAGATCCCCGGCTCGTTCTTCCGTCGCGAGGGCCGGCCCAGCACCGACGCGATCCTGGCCTGCCGCCTGATCGACCGCCCGCTGCGCCCGACCTTCGTCAAGGGTCTGCGCAACGAGGTCCAGGTCGTCGTCACCGTGCTGGCGCTCAACCCGGAAGACCCGTACGACGTCGTCGCGATCAACGCCGCGTCGCTGTCCACGCAGATCTCCGGCCTGCCCTTCTCCGGCCCGATCGGTGGCGTGCGTATCGCCCTGATCGACGGCCAGTGGGTCGGCTTCCCGCGCCACAGCGAGGTTGAGCGCGCCGTCTTCGACATGGTCGTCGCCGGTCGCGTCGTCACCCTCGAGGACGGCACCGAAGACGTCGCGATCATGATGGTCGAGGCGGAGGCCACCGAGGGCTCCTGGACCCTGATCAAGGACCAGGGCGTCGCGGCCCCCACCGAGGACGTCGTGGCCGCCGGCCTCGAGGCCTCCAAGCCGTTCATCTCGGCGCTGTGCAAGGCCCAGGCCGAGGTGGCTGCGGCCGCCGCCAAGCCGACCGCCGTGTTCCCGCTGTTCCCGGACTACCAGGACGACGTCTTCCAGGCGGTTTCCGCCGCGGCGTCCGACGATGTCTCGCAGGCCCTCACGATCGCCGGCAAGCAGGAGCGCGAGAGCCGTCTCGACGAGCTCAAGGACGGCATCAAGGCCAAGTTCGCGGCCGAGTTCGAGGGTCGTGAGAAAGAGGTCTCGGCCGCTTTCCGGGCCGTCAACAAGAAGCTGATCCGTCAGCGCATCCTCAAGGACAAGGTCCGCATCGACGGCCGTGGCCTGGCGGACATCCGCCAGCTCGGTGCCGAGGTCGAGGTCATCCCGCGCGTGCACGGTTCGGCCCTGTTCGAGCGCGGCGAGACCCAGATCATGGGTGTCACCACGCTGAACATGCTGCGCATGGAGCAGCAGCTGGACACCCTCTCCCCGGTGACCCGCAAGCGCTACATGCACAACTACAACTTCCCGCCCTACAGCACCGGTGAGACCGGCCGCGTCGGTTCGCCGAAGCGCCGCGAGATCGGTCACGGCGCCCTGGCCGAGCGTGCGCTCGTCCCGGTCCTGCCGAGCCGGGAAGACTTCCCGTACGCGATCCGTCAGGTCTCCGAGGCCCTCGGCTCCAACGGTTCCACCTCGATGGGCTCGGTCTGCGCCTCGACCCTGTCCATGCTGAACGCCGGTGTGCCGCTGCGCGCCCCGGTCGCCGGTATCGCGATGGGCCTGGTCTCCGACACGGTCGACGGCAAGACCGAGTACGCCGCGCTCACCGACATCCTCGGCGCTGAAGACGCTTTCGGCGACATGGACTTCAAGGTCGCCGGTACGTCGGAGTTCGTCACGGCGATCCAGCTCGACACCAAGCTCGACGGCATCCCCGCCTCGGTGCTGGCGTCCGCGCTGACCCAGGCACGCGACGCGCGTCTGCACATCCTCGACGTGATGAGCGAGGCGATCGACCGGCCGGACGAGATGTCCCCGTTCGCCCCCCGCGTGATCAGCGTGAAGGTTCCCGTCGACAAGATCGGCGAGGTCATCGGGCCCAAGGGCAAGATGATCAACCAGATCCAGGACGACACCGGCGCCGACATCTCGATCGAGGACGACGGCACGGTGTACATCGGTGCGGTCGACGGCCCCTCGGCCGAGGCGGCCCGGACGGCGATCAACGCGATCGCCAACCCGACCATGCCCGAGGTCGGGGAGCGCTACCTGGGTACCGTCGTGAAGACGACGACCTTCGGTGCGTTCGTCTCGCTGGTGCCGGGCAAGGACGGCCTGCTGCACATCTCGCAGATCCGCCGCATGGTCGGTGGCAAGCGGGTGGAGAACGTCGAGGACGTGCTCAGCATCGGCCAGAAGGTCCAGGTGCAGATCGCCGAGATCGACCCGCGGGGCAAGCTCTCGCTGGCGCCGGTCCTGGAGGAAGACGCTGAGGGCAAGTCCGAAGCGGCCGACGCGACTGCCTGA
- the nusA gene encoding transcription termination factor NusA translates to MDIDLAALRALEREKEIPLNTLVTTIETALLQAYHRTEGAEPLARVDLDRKSGHVVVWARELDDTGAIKREWDDTPAGFGRIAATTARQTILQKLRDAEDEQVLGEFRGREGDIISGIVQQSADPRMVHVDLGTVEAVLPPAEQVPGETYPHGTRLRCYVIGVRKGLKGPSITLSRTHPNLVRKLFALEVPEVADGTVEIAALAREAGHRSKVAVRATVAGVNAKGACIGPMGQRVRAVMTELRGEKIDIVDYNEEPEAFVASALSPARVSSVEVLDLDARSARVIVPDYQLSLAIGKEGQNARLAAKLTGWRIDIRSDTAQSGQSGQSGQSGQSGQAGQSGRSGPDLPAAPAGPGSF, encoded by the coding sequence ATGGACATCGATCTGGCGGCCTTGCGCGCGCTCGAGCGCGAAAAGGAAATCCCGCTCAACACGCTGGTAACGACCATCGAGACGGCTCTGCTGCAGGCCTACCACCGCACCGAGGGAGCCGAGCCGCTGGCCCGGGTGGACCTCGACCGCAAGAGCGGGCACGTGGTGGTCTGGGCCCGCGAACTGGACGACACGGGCGCGATCAAGCGTGAGTGGGACGACACCCCGGCGGGTTTCGGCCGGATTGCGGCCACCACCGCCCGGCAGACGATCTTGCAGAAGCTGCGCGACGCCGAGGACGAGCAGGTGCTCGGCGAGTTCCGGGGCCGTGAGGGCGACATCATCTCCGGCATCGTGCAGCAGAGCGCCGACCCGCGCATGGTGCATGTCGACCTGGGTACGGTCGAGGCGGTCCTGCCGCCGGCCGAGCAGGTGCCGGGGGAGACGTACCCGCACGGAACCCGGCTGCGCTGCTACGTGATCGGTGTGCGCAAGGGCCTGAAAGGGCCCTCGATCACGCTCTCCCGTACGCACCCCAACCTGGTGCGCAAGCTGTTCGCGCTGGAGGTGCCCGAGGTCGCCGACGGTACCGTCGAGATCGCCGCGCTGGCCCGGGAGGCCGGTCACCGGTCGAAGGTGGCCGTGCGCGCGACCGTGGCCGGGGTCAACGCCAAGGGCGCCTGTATCGGCCCGATGGGGCAGCGGGTGCGGGCCGTCATGACCGAGCTACGCGGCGAGAAGATCGACATCGTCGACTACAACGAGGAGCCCGAGGCGTTCGTGGCCAGTGCGCTGTCCCCGGCCCGGGTGTCGTCGGTCGAGGTGCTCGACCTGGACGCCCGTTCGGCCCGGGTGATCGTGCCGGACTACCAGCTGTCGCTGGCGATCGGCAAGGAGGGGCAGAACGCCCGCCTGGCCGCGAAGCTGACGGGCTGGCGGATCGACATCCGGTCCGACACGGCCCAGTCGGGTCAGTCGGGTCAGTCGGGTCAGTCGGGTCAGTCAGGTCAGGCAGGTCAATCGGGACGATCCGGTCCGGATCTACCGGCGGCGCCGGCCGGTCCGGGGAGTTTCTGA
- the rbfA gene encoding 30S ribosome-binding factor RbfA has protein sequence MTDTARARKLADRVREVVAEALEKRIKDPRLGFITVTDARVTGDLQHATVFYTVFGDDTERASTAAALESAKGVLRSEVGKRTGIRLTPTLEFIADALPETAAQMAELLTKAHEKDAQVAALANGKQYAGDADPYKKPATPADEDDEDDDA, from the coding sequence ATGACCGACACGGCACGGGCACGCAAGCTGGCTGACCGGGTACGCGAGGTGGTGGCCGAGGCCCTGGAGAAGCGGATCAAAGATCCGCGACTGGGTTTCATCACGGTCACCGATGCCCGGGTGACGGGTGACCTGCAGCACGCCACGGTCTTCTACACCGTCTTCGGCGACGACACCGAGCGGGCTTCGACCGCCGCGGCCCTGGAGAGCGCCAAGGGCGTTCTGCGGTCCGAGGTGGGCAAGCGCACCGGGATCCGGCTCACGCCGACCCTGGAGTTCATCGCCGACGCCCTGCCGGAGACGGCGGCGCAGATGGCCGAGCTGCTGACCAAGGCGCACGAGAAGGATGCGCAGGTCGCGGCCCTGGCGAACGGCAAGCAGTACGCCGGCGACGCCGACCCGTACAAGAAGCCCGCCACCCCGGCGGATGAGGACGACGAGGACGACGACGCGTGA
- the rpsO gene encoding 30S ribosomal protein S15, with amino-acid sequence MPLDAEKKQSIIAEYATVEGDTGSPEVQIAMLTQRIKDLTEHLKEHKHDHHSRRGLLLLVGQRRRLLKYVQKKDITRYRALIERLGLRR; translated from the coding sequence GTGCCGCTCGACGCCGAAAAGAAGCAGAGCATCATCGCGGAGTACGCGACTGTCGAGGGTGACACCGGTTCCCCCGAGGTCCAGATCGCGATGCTGACGCAGCGCATCAAGGACCTGACCGAGCACCTCAAGGAGCACAAGCACGACCACCACAGCCGTCGTGGTCTGCTGCTGCTGGTCGGTCAGCGTCGTCGCCTTCTGAAGTACGTCCAGAAGAAGGACATCACCCGCTACCGGGCGCTGATCGAGCGCCTCGGCCTGCGCCGCTAA
- a CDS encoding YlxR family protein yields the protein MLGGAGDAATNPERSSSVPHGPIRTCVGCRERAERSDLLRVVAAEVDGKWCVVPDPGHKLYGRGASLHPVPGCLELAERRRAFPRALRRGGPLDAVQVHEFVAAKS from the coding sequence ATGCTGGGCGGGGCCGGTGACGCGGCCACGAATCCCGAGCGCTCGTCCTCGGTCCCGCACGGACCGATTCGTACGTGTGTGGGCTGTCGTGAACGCGCCGAGCGGTCCGACCTGTTGCGGGTGGTCGCGGCAGAGGTCGACGGTAAGTGGTGCGTCGTCCCCGATCCGGGCCATAAGCTGTACGGCAGAGGTGCGTCACTGCACCCTGTGCCGGGCTGCCTTGAACTCGCTGAACGCCGCAGGGCTTTTCCCCGGGCACTCCGCCGTGGAGGTCCGCTCGACGCGGTGCAGGTACATGAGTTCGTCGCAGCGAAGTCGTAA